ccccaccagtgcagcactccctcagtatggcaatTGACCTTAGCACCCCTCTAGAGAGGAGtccctgctcctgattgctgtccagtgacccATGCTAGAATGGATGGTGCCAGCCTTGGCTCACTGGTAGTATTCTGTAGATTTGGTATTCAAGCTTTTGGTGTgggagcttgaacccatgaccttctgactcaagacgAGAGTACTACCAGtgaaccaaggctgacaccatCCATTCTAGGATgggtcactggacagcaatcaggagaGGGGACCCCTCTCTAGAGGGGTACTAAGGTCAATTGCAGGGACCACGACTGCAGCCCAGCTAAAATCAGTTCACTCAGCACAGAAGGATGGAATCTTGCTGCTGTATACAGGTCAGTACTATCCCACATTCTGTGTCTGCTTGCTAAACCACTCCAGGAGCAAAACCAAATCTAATTTGTTCAGTTACTTGCAACACAGATGACAGATGAACATGCACAGACGCTGTAGAAAATGAAGATTGTTTGAGTTCACTGCAGCTTTGGCTTGCTAcattctattattaaggacgtggtaacagggcacatagaaaatattaataggattgggcagagtcaacacagatttatgaaagagagATCATATTTGatgaatctgttaagagttttttgaggttgtaactagcaggataagggggaagcagtagatgtggtgcatttggattttcagaaggcattcgataaggtgccacacaagaggttattaaacaaaattatagCTCATGGGTTTGGGGTAATAGagcaacatggattgaggattgattaacggattGAAAACAGAGAGCAAGAACAAAggagtcatttttgggttggcagactgcaactagtggggtgctgcaacgattagtgcttgggcctcagctattcacaatctaaatcaatgatttggatgaagggacaaaatgtaatatatccaagtttgttgatgatacaaaagctagatgggaatgtaagttgtgaggaggatgcaaagaggcttgaaggggatagagacaggctaagtgaatgggcaagaacatggcaaatgtaatgtaatgtggagaaatgtgaacttatctactttagtaggaaaaatagaaaagcagagcattttttaaatgatgagagattggaaaatgttggtgttcagagggacctgggtgtccttgtacatgaattgctaaaagttaacatgcatgtacagcaagcaattaagaaagaaaatggtatgttggcatttattacaaaATGATTTAaccataagagtaaagatgtcttattgctattatatagggacctggtgagacctcacctggagtagtgtgtacagttttggtctccttacccaaggaaggattatacttgccatagagggagtgcaatgaaagttcaccagattgattcctgcaatgggggggggattgtccaatgaggaaaaattgagtagactaggcctatgttctctagggtttagaagaatgagaggtgatctcattggaacatacaaaattcttacagggcttgacagggaggatgtttcccctggctggggagtctagaaccagggggtcactgtctcagaataggccatttcggactgagatgaggagaaatgtcttcactcagagggtggtgaatctttggaattctctaccccagaaggttgtggaggctcagtcgttgagtatattcaagacagagatcagtagatttttggttattaagggaatcaagggatatggggagtgcaggaaagtggagttgaggtagaagatcagccatgatattgaatggcggagtaggctcaaggggccaaatggccgactcctgctcctatttcttacattcttatccaAACTCCTCAGAAATTACTGTTCTGTAACAGTCTGCTGTCTAATATGAAACAAAACTGGTTACTGTCCTGTTATATCACTGATATTATTCCCGCAAACCTTCCTCTATTGTCCTATGGATCATTTTGGGATTAATGTAAAATAACTCTGTGCCCTTTCACCTCTTTAATTATGTGCCCCATTTCTTTTTCTAGGTGGCATTTCACATCTTACCGTACATAGGACGCAACGACCACACGGTCCACGAGAACATCAAGTACATTGTGGACAAGTGAGTGCTTGCAGCGAACAAACCTCTGCGACTCCCTGGGCTACAGGCACAATAAGCACAGGCTGGACACTAGGATGGGTTCCCAGAGACAAAGATTGTAAGGAGGGAAAGCAAAATGCATGACCGGTTTTCTAAAAATGGAGGTAGAggggaaaaaaatggaaaaagtTGAGAACTGATTATATGCTTCCATAGGAAACTTTCTGCATGATTACATGTACCAAAGATAACCCCACTTCAAACATTATTGAGTGTTGGTAACCTTGGATTGGAAGAGTCAGGAGTTGGGTAAAACAGAGctgaaggaaggggagggggaactaAACTAGAGAACTAATAGTTGTGGGTAGAAGCTAAAAAGGGAGGTTCAGGTGCTAAATTATTCCATAATCATTCAATCTTCTAAAGGGAGGTATCTGCACACTTGGTGCCAATCACCCATAATTACTACCTTTTTATGCTTTAAGACTGCTAGTTAGGGGCAGACCTAGTGTAGAACTGCCCCAATAAAACAACATATTATTGAACTTTAAAGACACCATGAAAGATAAGAGTAGGTCCTGGGTGGAATGTCACAGGTCACATGGATGCCCACAGACTGCCTCCATTCAGCGACTATGAAAAAACAGAGATAAATGAACAGATACCTTCCTGAACGATATTTAGAAATGATGGGCAATTTAGTGGGATATCTTTACCTTTTAACACTGCTTACCACCACCAAGCCAAAGTCAGCCCCGGTATCTGCTCCGAACCCCTATCCCGGCAGTTTCTAATGCTGGCTCTTGGATGGCGAGGACAAGCGGTGACCCACACAGGCCATGCTATGACCAAGACTAGCAGGGCTCTCAAAGGCCTTGTCGTGGGCCCGATCCTTCCTCAACTCGTTTAAACACTGTAATGGCTTGTTGTCCAAGATTTCTGTACTTCACACATAACTAATTATTTTCTTTTTGTAGCTATGGGTCCCATTCTGCCTTTTACAGGTACAGGACCAGCACTGGCAGATTACTGCCTATGTTTTACATCTATGACTCCTACCTGACACTCCCAGCTTCCTGGGCCAGCCTCCTCACACCCTCAGGATCTCGCAGTATCCGCAATACGGCGTACGATGGCATGTTTATTGGGCTGATAGTGGAAGAGAAACATAAGCAGGACATCCTGGAGTCAGGCTTTGATGGATTATACACCTACTTTGCATCCAATGGGTTCTCATTTGGATCGTCCCATCAAAACTGGAAGACCATTAAGACTTTCTGCGACAGCAACAACCTGATGTTCATTCCGAGCGTGGGGCCTGGATACATAGACACCAGGATTCGCCCGTGGAACAATCATAACACAAGAAACCGGGTCAGCGGAAAGTACTATGAAACCGCCCTGCATGCTGCGCTCACGGTGAGGCCAGAGATTATCTCCATCACATCTTTTAATGAGTGGCATGAGGGCACGCAGATAGAGAAGGCGGCACCAAAGAAGATCGCACAGTACACCTACCTGAACTATCTGCCACACGAGCCCAACCTGTATTTGGAGCTGACCCACAAATGGGCCAAACACTTTTATAAAGAGAAAGAACAATGGCTGATGTAAAAGACCATGTAGACCGAAAGCTCCTCCTAAAATAGCCGCAACTGAACTCgacttttgttttgtttttttaaataaaatttaccACAAGCCTTTTCTGATCCATGATGTTTACAGAATATGCCTTTAGCAGCCCCCCTGCACCGTTTGTTGCTGTGTGCTTGATCATGTTTCTGGTGCTGGAGTTGAGAAGCTTATATCGACCTCTCAGTGGCATCTTAGCTATGTGCACATCCCATGAGTCCATTCGACTGGTAGTGTTCAGGTTAGGGATAGGTTTTTGGATTGAGATAATGCAATAGTTGGGTTAGCTTGGAGTCTGCTCATATCAATGTTCAGCTGCTGATTAATAGTGATAGTGTGCTCGTCATTCTCCTTGCCCACatccaacccccgctcccccccccccaaaaatcacAACGTTTACTTTTCCCAGAAGCTGCCCACTAATTGTTACAAATATTTTCTGTAGTGAATGGACTTCAAACGCAATTAAGACACTTCTGGTTTGGGGGATGGTAGGTAAGTTTTCAAGGAAGGTGCACCATCCAATTAATGATAATGTTCAAGGTTGTGGTCCACAAGCTTGTCCCTTTGTGCCAAGTAGAAGCTGAGGTAGCGCAAGTCCCATCAGGCATCCCCAGTGACTGCTGTGTTGCAATTCAGTGTCAAGCAATGGTACTCACTGTTGAAAGTACATTATCGGGGTAAAAAGCCCAAGGCTCCAGCCAAGGGCACAAATATGTTATAGGGtgttatttacttgatgtttaggCAATAATGCTGAAGAAATAATTCAGTGGTTGGATTGAAGGGTGAGATAGTTGAGAGAGATCCTTCAGTCCTCAGGCCTATCCTTCATGCCCTGCTGACGTACAACGAAACAAAAACCATATTCGACACACAACTCAACTCATTTCTTTTTCACCAATTCATAAGGGCAATTTTGAGGTTCCAGGCAGCACATTAGTGTGACCATTCATCGCCGTTTTCCGGGGACAGTTCCTGGATGATGTGCTGTGTCCCCAGGCAAACAATGTCCCCGAAGAGCCCCTAGTTCACACAACTTGTCCTTGAAGTGTACCCCAGGGCCGTGAGCGTACCCCCTCGAGCTGTCAGTTTGCGGCTCTAAGGCTAAGTTAAACAACTTGTACGATGGCCAGAGTGACTCGGTGTGCACGTGCGACTGGGCGGTCTTTCTGCGCATGTGCCAGCTGTTGTTTCTGATTTTCTAGCCAGGCTCGTGCTGCTGGATTGTGGGTGCTGCAAGTGCCTGGGAGCATGAGAATCAGAGCGTGAGGACAGGGCCCGGTTAGTCaccaggggaaggggggtgggcggACTAATCCTAAATACAGGGtgggggggtcaggtgtgaccccagtcactgggttgggggggggggggggggagaaagaacaggTCGGGCAGGTATCTTACAGCGATTCAAGGATGTGACATCACATCCGcagtaattatatgcacatttgttttgcatttgtcctgtatatgtgcaactgttaaaatataggctgcgAAAACATTTTTTTGCTGCGCTGTGCGACCTACATTGTCCATCTGCGACTTGGTTGCACTCCCACCCTGTGTGCCCCCCAGAttcagtttagaaaatatggtcaccctagttTAGATATCCTAGCAGAAGTTATAAGATGCAGATATATACCCCTGGTTCATCGCATACCCGAACCATGGGTATGGTAGGGAGAGGGAGGGTAGTGGAGAGAAAAACTAAACAGGCAGCAACTTACCCTAGCTATTCCCGACTTTTTAAACTTAAAAGCACCCTGAAGCAGCCAGCCCCTTCAATGCTGGGTGCCATAGACCAAACTTGGGGTCGTGCCGCTGTGCTTGAACTAAGTTAGGGTGCTCAGTGTATGGAAGGCCATGATCACGATAGCACCCTGAAACTTAGCCAGCGGGAGAAAAGGGACTAGAGGAGACCAACACTTGCTTATTACTGGAGACAACTGTGGGAGTACAATATTTACACATGTACATGTTTAGCTACAGCAAAAATTAAACAGTAAAGAAACAAAACACACAATTTCACTGTATGCAACTTTAGTCTATGTCACTGTTGCCCCGTTTATTAACCACTAGacacatgtggc
This genomic window from Pristiophorus japonicus isolate sPriJap1 chromosome 14, sPriJap1.hap1, whole genome shotgun sequence contains:
- the maneal gene encoding glycoprotein endo-alpha-1,2-mannosidase-like protein, with translation MARFRRKTCLALSLFTLFIFGTMMGLRTLKPAEGFGELGPGYQRMPFAQRVDHRRPTSVKAILAPPPTVSRAHAAQLGAYPAANPDLHIFYYGWYGSPRFDGRFVRWDHLLVPHWDPKVAASYPKGRHNPPEDIGASFYPELGPYSSRDPQVVEEHMRQLRTAAVGVLVLSWYPSGLEDENNEPVDDLVPAILDAADRYSLKVAFHILPYIGRNDHTVHENIKYIVDNYGSHSAFYRYRTSTGRLLPMFYIYDSYLTLPASWASLLTPSGSRSIRNTAYDGMFIGLIVEEKHKQDILESGFDGLYTYFASNGFSFGSSHQNWKTIKTFCDSNNLMFIPSVGPGYIDTRIRPWNNHNTRNRVSGKYYETALHAALTVRPEIISITSFNEWHEGTQIEKAAPKKIAQYTYLNYLPHEPNLYLELTHKWAKHFYKEKEQWLM